From the Priestia aryabhattai genome, one window contains:
- a CDS encoding Na+/H+ antiporter, producing MEFFLTILVLLALIGLSNIINHFVPFIPVPLVQIALGAVLAILPFGGDVHLEPELFFILFIAPLLFNDGKNVSRAALWKLRTPILLLALGLVFVTVAVGGYLINWLIPSIPLPAAFALAAILSPTDVVAVGAMASRVKLPKRIMHLLEGEGLMNDASGLVAFQVAVAATVTGVFSIVDATFQFLWVALGGLFVGAFIAFLIIRLRVLVRRLGMEDITIHMLIQILTPFVVFYIAEHFHLSGILAVVAGGIVHAIERDREESPNQQLKVVSKSTWTVILYLLNGLVFVLLGLQIPKVAKAIIQDPNFNNGQVLLYILIITVFLLVLRFIWVMVSWSVGWYYKNNKHLKPEPRSIGIITVSGVRGAVTLAGAFSIPYTLDNGSDFPERSLIIFLAAGVILLTLVTASILLPVIAKTEKAPKKPERNTKEVKARIKVHKAAIQRLKREMTEENRGAALSLISTYNTTINNIIVKTHPLEASEHKQYEEEIRLLALQAKGKLVEKLLKEEKIDRETAYICLEHTHKLEMAVTNRVRYKLLVSWMRFKKVLLLLVRIFSPNKQALRKQSLRRRSKVNKVRIQMIEEAIKVIKENMNEENRMVSLAIISEYHRSMARLRKESTEYNSRKRKKATRDLCYKAFHTERETVQELYEKGEITREIAHNIRKDIALREALIIEENGY from the coding sequence ATGGAATTTTTTCTGACGATATTAGTCTTATTGGCTTTGATTGGTCTATCTAATATCATTAATCATTTTGTACCATTTATTCCTGTTCCGTTAGTTCAAATAGCTTTGGGAGCAGTGCTTGCTATCTTGCCATTTGGCGGAGATGTACATTTAGAGCCTGAGTTATTTTTTATTTTATTTATTGCCCCGCTATTATTCAATGATGGAAAAAATGTGTCAAGAGCGGCTCTTTGGAAGCTTCGCACACCTATTTTATTACTAGCGCTGGGACTGGTGTTTGTAACGGTGGCAGTAGGGGGATATCTAATTAATTGGCTCATCCCCTCCATTCCACTACCGGCGGCATTTGCACTAGCCGCTATTTTATCCCCAACAGATGTAGTAGCCGTTGGAGCTATGGCGAGCCGAGTAAAGCTGCCTAAGCGAATTATGCATTTGCTTGAAGGCGAAGGGCTGATGAATGATGCCTCTGGTCTTGTAGCGTTTCAAGTAGCAGTAGCTGCTACCGTAACGGGCGTCTTTTCGATAGTAGATGCTACATTTCAGTTCCTTTGGGTAGCGCTGGGTGGTTTGTTTGTAGGAGCATTTATCGCTTTTCTGATTATCAGACTGCGTGTACTTGTTCGACGTTTAGGAATGGAAGATATTACAATTCATATGTTAATTCAAATTCTAACTCCGTTTGTTGTCTTTTACATTGCTGAACATTTTCATTTATCAGGAATCTTGGCAGTTGTAGCGGGCGGTATTGTGCATGCGATTGAGCGCGACCGAGAAGAATCGCCTAACCAGCAGCTTAAAGTAGTATCAAAAAGTACTTGGACGGTTATTTTATATTTGTTAAATGGCTTGGTGTTTGTACTGCTTGGTCTGCAAATACCAAAAGTGGCGAAAGCAATTATTCAAGATCCAAACTTTAATAATGGACAAGTGCTTCTTTATATTTTGATTATTACTGTCTTTTTGCTTGTCCTGCGCTTCATATGGGTGATGGTGTCATGGTCAGTAGGGTGGTATTACAAAAATAACAAGCATTTAAAACCTGAGCCTCGGTCCATTGGCATTATTACGGTTTCAGGTGTACGAGGGGCTGTTACGTTAGCCGGAGCGTTTTCGATTCCTTATACGCTTGATAACGGCAGTGATTTTCCTGAACGCTCTCTGATTATTTTTCTAGCAGCAGGCGTTATATTGTTAACCTTAGTTACGGCAAGTATTCTTTTACCCGTCATTGCGAAAACAGAAAAGGCGCCGAAGAAGCCTGAGCGCAATACAAAAGAGGTTAAAGCACGCATTAAAGTACACAAAGCTGCTATTCAGCGGTTAAAAAGAGAAATGACCGAGGAAAATCGAGGAGCAGCCCTTTCATTAATTTCAACGTATAATACAACGATTAATAACATCATCGTTAAAACTCATCCTTTAGAAGCCTCTGAACACAAACAGTATGAAGAAGAAATTCGATTGCTGGCTCTTCAGGCCAAGGGGAAATTGGTGGAAAAGCTATTAAAAGAGGAGAAAATAGACCGTGAGACAGCGTATATTTGTTTGGAACATACGCACAAGCTTGAAATGGCTGTAACCAATCGTGTAAGGTACAAATTATTGGTGAGCTGGATGAGGTTTAAAAAAGTTTTATTATTACTAGTCCGAATTTTTTCACCGAATAAGCAGGCGTTAAGAAAACAAAGCTTGCGAAGAAGAAGCAAAGTGAACAAAGTACGTATTCAAATGATTGAAGAAGCGATAAAGGTCATTAAAGAAAATATGAACGAAGAAAATCGAATGGTTTCACTTGCTATTATTAGTGAATACCATAGATCTATGGCAAGACTTAGAAAAGAGAGTACGGAGTATAATTCGCGCAAACGTAAAAAAGCAACGAGAGATTTATGTTATAAAGCGTTTCATACTGAGCGGGAAACGGTGCAAGAACTTTATGAAAAAGGAGAAATTACGCGTGAAATCGCTCATAATATCCGAAAAGATATCGCTTTGCGTGAAGCATTAATAATTGAAGAAAATGGTTATTAA
- a CDS encoding SDR family oxidoreductase: MTVDLFSLDGKVAAITGATRGIGRSMAIALAEAGADIALLQRSKEFLGVKEEIECLGRKCFIVNCDLENASEVSEAISSVVGHFGKLDILVNNAGIQRRSPAVDFAEEDWDAVINVNLKTVWLLCQQAGRQMLKQGSGKIINMASLLSYQGGITVPAYAAAKGGVAQLTKALSNEWAAKGVNVNGIVPGYIATDMNEALISDETRSRQIIERIPAGRWGQGDDFKGAVVFLASDASAYIHGHLLAIDGGWLGR; encoded by the coding sequence ATGACAGTAGATTTGTTTTCTTTAGATGGTAAAGTAGCAGCGATTACGGGAGCAACGAGAGGTATTGGAAGATCAATGGCAATTGCTTTGGCAGAAGCAGGAGCGGATATCGCGCTATTGCAGCGATCAAAGGAATTTCTTGGAGTAAAAGAAGAAATTGAATGTCTCGGAAGAAAATGTTTTATTGTTAACTGTGATTTAGAAAATGCTTCTGAAGTAAGCGAAGCGATCTCATCGGTTGTTGGTCATTTTGGAAAGCTCGATATTTTAGTGAACAATGCAGGCATTCAAAGGCGTTCACCCGCTGTAGACTTTGCAGAAGAAGATTGGGACGCTGTTATAAATGTTAATTTAAAAACGGTATGGTTATTGTGTCAGCAAGCGGGCAGGCAAATGCTTAAACAAGGAAGCGGAAAAATCATTAATATGGCATCTCTGCTTTCTTACCAAGGAGGCATTACCGTTCCAGCTTACGCAGCAGCAAAAGGCGGAGTTGCCCAGCTTACAAAGGCTTTGTCTAATGAATGGGCAGCAAAAGGCGTAAATGTTAATGGAATTGTACCAGGGTATATTGCTACCGATATGAATGAAGCACTTATTAGCGATGAAACGCGCAGCCGACAGATTATTGAGCGTATTCCCGCAGGCAGATGGGGGCAAGGAGATGATTTTAAAGGAGCCGTCGTCTTTTTAGCATCTGATGCGTCTGCTTATATTCATGGGCACTTACTTGCCATAGACGGAGGATGGCTAGGAAGATAA
- a CDS encoding histidine phosphatase family protein, translating into MKVALVRHYKVNKGLPENHRLSTDELVAWFQEYDESDITYGETDLNNIEWKRCFSSDMPRAHKTAKHIYKQEITLLPELREIPMPIIPFKFKLPFILWALLFRMSGLINCPDSSINKPVKIWLRLREK; encoded by the coding sequence ATGAAAGTAGCATTAGTACGTCATTACAAAGTAAACAAAGGGCTTCCAGAAAACCACCGCTTATCCACCGATGAACTAGTGGCTTGGTTTCAGGAATATGATGAATCAGATATTACGTATGGAGAGACTGATTTGAATAATATTGAATGGAAACGCTGTTTTTCAAGCGATATGCCGCGTGCACACAAAACGGCAAAGCATATTTATAAACAAGAGATCACTCTTCTTCCGGAACTTAGGGAAATACCTATGCCTATTATTCCATTTAAATTTAAACTTCCTTTTATCCTCTGGGCATTACTGTTTCGCATGTCCGGACTCATCAATTGTCCGGACTCATCAATAAACAAGCCCGTAAAGATATGGCTGAGACTAAGAGAAAAGTAG
- a CDS encoding DUF4385 domain-containing protein translates to MAFDYSLDFEHIDFRKHPEKYRVGKGEQGVLLVEPYKSEILPHWRFRTPEIAEESADAIYQLFLTYKEKSDFVGMDMARKFLQMGYTRSRRYANYKAGKKYSKDGERNERQIDEQKAKSAAIFMEKWKEVRENKEYLKFKKEHQKKYG, encoded by the coding sequence GTGGCATTTGATTATTCACTTGATTTTGAGCATATTGATTTTAGAAAACATCCTGAAAAGTATAGAGTAGGAAAAGGAGAACAAGGAGTTCTCCTTGTTGAGCCATATAAAAGTGAAATTCTTCCTCATTGGCGTTTTCGAACACCTGAAATTGCTGAAGAATCCGCAGACGCCATCTATCAGCTTTTTTTGACCTACAAAGAAAAAAGCGATTTTGTTGGAATGGACATGGCCCGAAAATTTCTCCAAATGGGATACACGCGATCCAGGCGCTACGCGAACTACAAAGCCGGAAAGAAATACAGCAAAGACGGAGAGCGTAACGAACGGCAAATTGATGAACAAAAAGCAAAATCGGCGGCTATTTTTATGGAAAAATGGAAGGAGGTACGAGAGAATAAAGAGTACTTGAAATTTAAAAAAGAGCATCAAAAAAAGTACGGATAA
- a CDS encoding glyoxalase → MIINQAVLYTHLLDTLKDFYVNSLDFPLTAASPHSFSIKVGESELTFKESSLHTKPFYHFAFNVPANHFMEAKQWATQRVFLNTEEEKDDIYFESFDAHSFYFEDPAHNIVEYISRHSDCPPSNDPFSSRSLLSIGEINLTTPHVRSVGTQLINSGITVRNNRLLNETFNFLGSGSAFFLVGTPKRRWFFSNRNSEVHPLVVKVNHSLVVALDEKGMLRITQE, encoded by the coding sequence ATGATTATTAATCAAGCTGTCCTGTACACTCACTTATTGGACACATTGAAGGATTTTTATGTAAATTCTCTAGATTTTCCATTAACCGCCGCTTCACCTCATTCTTTTTCCATCAAGGTTGGTGAAAGTGAGCTAACTTTTAAAGAAAGTTCTCTACATACAAAGCCCTTTTACCATTTTGCTTTTAATGTTCCAGCAAATCACTTCATGGAAGCAAAACAATGGGCTACTCAGCGAGTCTTCCTTAATACAGAAGAGGAAAAAGATGATATTTATTTTGAATCATTTGATGCTCATTCGTTTTACTTTGAAGATCCTGCTCATAATATTGTTGAATATATTTCAAGACATTCGGACTGCCCGCCATCCAACGACCCCTTTTCTTCTAGGTCGCTTTTAAGCATAGGAGAAATCAACTTGACAACGCCTCATGTCCGCTCTGTAGGGACACAGCTTATTAACTCCGGTATCACTGTGCGCAACAACAGGCTATTAAACGAGACCTTTAACTTTTTAGGAAGCGGCAGTGCGTTTTTTCTTGTAGGGACGCCTAAAAGACGGTGGTTTTTTTCGAACCGGAACTCTGAAGTCCATCCATTAGTGGTAAAGGTAAATCATTCTCTAGTAGTTGCGCTGGATGAAAAAGGAATGTTGAGGATTACGCAAGAATGA
- a CDS encoding histidine phosphatase family protein: MAETKRKVAAVLDRAISESEDDLLIVSHGGIMKFMRKELIKRGFKGPRFDIAVNGKLYLFEKE; the protein is encoded by the coding sequence ATGGCTGAGACTAAGAGAAAAGTAGCAGCAGTGCTAGATCGCGCTATTTCTGAGTCAGAAGACGATTTGTTGATTGTCAGCCACGGAGGCATTATGAAGTTTATGCGTAAAGAACTTATAAAACGCGGCTTTAAAGGGCCTCGTTTTGATATTGCTGTTAACGGAAAGCTTTATTTATTTGAGAAGGAATAG
- a CDS encoding M23 family metallopeptidase: MMDTEKKVNITEEFGTLFAEGDFKKVYAGVSEEFKRQVSLQQFLEQSKLFNQGEQFYSLETNLHLTPQIEQFIWLNSTQTKAISVMFDEHSIIQALVLAPIESFSDRDRWSTNKYTMPIQSEWFVYWGGKHEMLNYHHPVENQRYAYDLVVRKGKQSYKNDGMKNEDYYAYGKKVVAPLKGVVVSAVDGQEDNKIGQTNKKYPFGNHVIIEHEGKEYSVLAHLKKGSVSVKKGDEVRKGTLLGRCGNSGNSSEPHIHFHVMDAPDIETSKSLRIQFHTAVEPIRGDTVIPFFY, translated from the coding sequence ATGATGGATACAGAGAAAAAAGTGAACATCACAGAAGAGTTTGGAACTTTATTTGCAGAAGGGGATTTTAAGAAGGTTTATGCTGGTGTAAGCGAAGAATTTAAACGTCAAGTTTCGCTTCAGCAATTTTTGGAGCAAAGCAAATTGTTTAATCAAGGAGAACAGTTCTATAGCCTAGAAACAAATCTTCATTTAACTCCTCAAATTGAGCAGTTTATTTGGTTAAATTCTACGCAGACAAAAGCAATCAGCGTTATGTTTGATGAACATAGCATTATTCAAGCACTTGTGCTTGCTCCTATAGAATCATTTTCAGATAGAGATCGATGGAGTACAAACAAATATACGATGCCAATTCAAAGCGAATGGTTTGTCTATTGGGGAGGAAAGCATGAGATGTTGAACTATCACCATCCAGTTGAAAACCAAAGGTATGCGTATGATTTAGTCGTGCGAAAAGGAAAGCAAAGTTATAAAAATGATGGAATGAAAAACGAAGATTACTATGCATATGGAAAAAAGGTTGTAGCTCCGCTAAAAGGAGTCGTCGTTTCAGCAGTTGATGGCCAAGAAGACAATAAAATTGGGCAAACAAATAAAAAATATCCTTTTGGAAATCACGTTATCATTGAGCATGAAGGAAAAGAATATAGTGTGCTTGCACATTTGAAGAAAGGATCGGTTTCTGTGAAAAAAGGAGACGAGGTTCGTAAAGGAACGCTGCTTGGAAGGTGTGGAAATTCCGGGAATTCATCCGAGCCACATATTCATTTTCACGTCATGGATGCCCCTGACATAGAAACTTCAAAAAGTTTGCGGATTCAGTTTCATACAGCTGTTGAACCGATTCGAGGAGATACAGTCATTCCATTTTTCTATTGA
- a CDS encoding GNAT family N-acetyltransferase: protein MEHDMKELLIESQREGFFFLTKLVAEYKNDQNVFIKTGERLWGVYSEQSRLIGVAGLNQGPYSQYANVGRVRRFYISAQFRGRGIGKRLLKEVINYAENYYDSLVLYTDMDEAKLFYEQNGFEHVYNQHKITHEYKLKRA from the coding sequence ATGGAACATGATATGAAAGAGCTGTTAATAGAAAGCCAGCGGGAAGGCTTTTTCTTTCTTACAAAGCTAGTAGCGGAGTATAAAAATGATCAAAATGTATTTATCAAAACAGGCGAAAGATTGTGGGGAGTTTACAGTGAACAAAGCAGATTAATAGGCGTAGCCGGCCTTAATCAAGGTCCTTATAGTCAGTATGCTAACGTTGGAAGAGTAAGAAGGTTTTACATCTCAGCTCAATTTCGGGGAAGAGGGATAGGCAAGCGCCTTCTAAAAGAGGTCATTAATTATGCAGAAAACTATTACGATAGCCTTGTCTTATATACAGATATGGACGAAGCGAAGTTATTTTATGAACAAAACGGCTTTGAACACGTATACAATCAACATAAAATCACTCATGAATACAAACTAAAAAGAGCCTAG
- a CDS encoding GntR family transcriptional regulator produces the protein MGEQVVSKLRIQIMSGELKKGTILSENQLSAEFGMSRSPIREALRTLSNEGLIDLQRMGAVVIGLTTRDLHELYDVRLLLEHFVLERLSDVNHDSLIKKLEQSIDQMNMAAKYDDYVEFAYQDLRFHELVIIEAEHKRILRLWESIREIILAALLITTEKRFRDDKEAVMPLIEQHREMIKALKSQNIKRIQDEVKRHFKDTRNTITASLVNEA, from the coding sequence CTGGGAGAACAGGTTGTAAGCAAATTGAGAATTCAAATTATGAGCGGCGAGTTGAAGAAAGGAACCATACTATCCGAAAATCAGCTGTCGGCAGAGTTTGGAATGAGTCGATCTCCTATAAGAGAAGCGCTGCGGACCCTTTCAAACGAAGGGCTCATTGACTTACAGCGAATGGGAGCAGTTGTTATTGGTTTAACAACTAGAGATTTACACGAGCTGTACGATGTTCGTCTGCTTTTAGAACATTTTGTCTTAGAACGTTTATCTGATGTCAATCATGATTCGCTTATTAAAAAGCTTGAGCAAAGTATTGATCAAATGAACATGGCAGCTAAATACGATGACTATGTAGAATTTGCTTATCAAGATTTGCGGTTTCATGAGCTCGTGATTATCGAAGCAGAACACAAGCGGATATTAAGATTGTGGGAAAGCATCCGTGAAATTATTTTAGCGGCCCTTTTAATTACCACAGAAAAAAGATTTCGAGATGACAAAGAAGCTGTTATGCCACTGATTGAACAGCATCGTGAAATGATTAAGGCATTAAAGTCTCAAAATATAAAACGTATTCAAGATGAAGTGAAACGTCATTTTAAAGATACGCGAAATACCATAACAGCTTCACTTGTAAATGAAGCATAA
- a CDS encoding hemolysin family protein, with protein METVNIILFIVLIILTAFFVATEFAVIRVRSTRIDQLIEEGNRNALAAKKVVSNLDGYLSATQLGITVTALGLGWIGEPTVGHLLEPLIDMLPFATSLSHVISFVLAFSIVTFLNVVAGELAPKTVAIQKAEQVTLLFSRPLILFSKLLYPFIWLLNHSARGVVGLFGLKPASENEVAHSEEELRIILSESYESGEINQSEFKFMNNIFEFDNRTAKEIMVPRTEIVSVSADETIEEFLKMARVEQYTRYPVVVDGNKDQVVGLVNIKEILADYIKEDDIKPRTVQTYMKPIIQVIDSIAIYDLLLKIQKDRIHMAILIDEYGGTTGLVTVEDILEEIVGEIRDEFDDDEIPDVHKINENHYVLDAKVLIEEVNDLLGTNIEQEDVDTIGGWMLTEKFDLAKGDSITHESFSFKVIDIEHHHIKRIEITKEKSTDNS; from the coding sequence TTGGAAACAGTAAATATCATTTTATTCATTGTATTAATCATATTAACAGCCTTTTTTGTTGCAACGGAATTTGCCGTTATTAGGGTACGGTCGACTAGAATCGACCAGTTAATTGAAGAAGGAAACCGGAACGCTTTAGCAGCAAAAAAAGTAGTATCAAATTTAGATGGCTACCTTTCAGCCACACAGCTGGGCATTACGGTTACCGCACTGGGCCTAGGCTGGATAGGTGAACCTACGGTAGGGCATTTATTAGAGCCGCTTATTGACATGCTTCCTTTTGCTACATCACTTTCGCATGTCATATCTTTTGTTCTTGCTTTTTCGATTGTCACATTTTTAAATGTGGTAGCTGGGGAACTTGCGCCCAAAACAGTGGCGATTCAAAAAGCCGAACAAGTGACGCTGTTATTTTCTCGGCCTCTTATTCTTTTTTCTAAGTTACTTTATCCGTTTATTTGGCTTTTAAACCACTCAGCAAGAGGCGTTGTAGGATTATTTGGACTGAAGCCAGCTTCTGAAAATGAAGTAGCTCATAGTGAAGAAGAGCTTAGAATTATTTTATCTGAAAGCTATGAGAGCGGTGAGATTAATCAATCGGAATTTAAGTTCATGAATAATATTTTTGAATTTGACAATCGTACGGCTAAAGAAATCATGGTGCCTCGTACAGAGATTGTTAGCGTATCAGCAGATGAAACGATAGAAGAATTCTTAAAAATGGCTAGAGTAGAGCAATATACTCGCTACCCAGTAGTGGTAGATGGAAACAAAGATCAAGTGGTGGGATTAGTTAATATTAAAGAAATATTAGCGGATTACATAAAAGAAGATGATATTAAACCACGTACCGTGCAAACGTATATGAAACCCATCATTCAAGTCATTGATTCCATCGCCATTTACGACCTATTGCTTAAAATTCAAAAAGATAGAATTCACATGGCCATCTTAATAGACGAGTACGGAGGAACAACAGGGCTTGTAACGGTAGAAGACATTTTAGAAGAAATTGTTGGTGAAATTCGTGATGAATTTGATGATGATGAAATACCGGATGTACACAAAATTAATGAAAATCACTACGTGCTAGATGCCAAGGTATTGATTGAAGAAGTGAATGATTTACTCGGAACAAATATCGAACAAGAAGATGTTGATACCATTGGAGGCTGGATGCTGACCGAAAAGTTTGATCTTGCTAAAGGTGATAGCATCACACACGAAAGTTTTTCATTTAAAGTCATTGATATTGAACATCACCATATCAAACGAATTGAAATAACAAAGGAAAAAAGTACGGATAACAGCTGA
- a CDS encoding MFS transporter → MTQRFYFLAASQVTTNLGFVVYTMALTSYIKQNTGSTALASMITMTSLIARLLSGLSVPLLADTYKSIYIMRSVQVMQIGMLAGLYVLLTQEFTVTVLTMCFIIIGIIYFFNGFFSIFKTSVVGSLVGKSQRMQANSLLSTIDQTFLFAGWSLGGLVLSLTEFTQSLFITAGLLLISFVCLLFIKEAGTYKQTQKRSAAKLMEGWRFLWIHKRIRALVIMDIIESLVGTIWIGAITLSFVKEVLEKGEAWWGYINGAYYFGSIVGGIIVYRMSSMIKGRLLLFMFAGSIGYAVLTGFYGLVTNPYLALVLLIMMGPAYQLRDVAQETIYQNTCSNRILPKVIAAKSTLVQAVFILSIAFVGTVADLFGVRFVYLFSSSMLLLTALTGMIALVYNKYSIEIDKTPAERRGDI, encoded by the coding sequence TTGACTCAACGTTTTTATTTTTTAGCAGCAAGTCAAGTAACCACAAATTTAGGTTTTGTTGTTTATACAATGGCCCTCACTTCCTATATAAAGCAAAATACCGGTTCAACAGCTCTTGCGTCAATGATTACGATGACGAGCTTAATTGCTCGGCTCCTTAGTGGCCTTAGCGTACCTTTACTAGCCGATACATACAAATCTATTTACATTATGCGGTCTGTACAGGTTATGCAGATAGGAATGCTTGCTGGATTGTATGTGCTACTTACACAAGAATTTACAGTTACAGTACTAACGATGTGTTTTATCATCATTGGAATAATTTATTTTTTTAACGGCTTTTTTTCCATTTTCAAAACGTCTGTTGTGGGTAGCTTAGTAGGTAAAAGTCAAAGAATGCAGGCGAATAGCTTGCTTTCAACAATTGACCAAACCTTTCTATTTGCAGGGTGGTCGCTTGGTGGTTTAGTTTTATCCTTAACGGAATTCACTCAGTCTCTATTTATAACGGCAGGCCTTCTATTGATCTCGTTTGTTTGCTTGCTGTTTATAAAAGAAGCTGGTACATATAAACAAACACAAAAGCGAAGCGCAGCAAAACTAATGGAAGGATGGCGTTTTTTATGGATACATAAGCGCATCAGAGCACTTGTTATAATGGATATAATAGAATCACTGGTCGGAACGATTTGGATTGGCGCTATCACTCTTTCTTTTGTGAAAGAAGTGCTGGAAAAAGGAGAAGCGTGGTGGGGGTATATAAACGGTGCGTATTATTTCGGAAGCATAGTCGGGGGAATTATCGTGTATCGAATGTCTTCTATGATAAAAGGGAGGCTTTTGCTTTTTATGTTCGCAGGCTCAATTGGTTATGCTGTTTTAACCGGTTTTTACGGACTAGTAACGAACCCGTATCTAGCTTTAGTACTTTTGATAATGATGGGTCCTGCCTATCAGCTTCGAGACGTAGCTCAGGAAACTATTTATCAAAATACCTGCAGCAATCGGATACTTCCTAAAGTAATAGCGGCAAAATCAACTCTTGTACAGGCTGTGTTTATACTTTCTATCGCATTTGTAGGTACAGTAGCCGATTTGTTTGGGGTGAGGTTTGTGTATCTATTTTCAAGCTCCATGTTGCTGTTAACAGCTTTAACAGGCATGATAGCATTAGTGTATAACAAGTATTCTATCGAAATAGACAAGACGCCTGCTGAACGGAGAGGGGATATATGA
- a CDS encoding zinc-dependent alcohol dehydrogenase, which translates to MKAGVYVSETKAVMQQKAKPVIKEGEALVKVSHVGICGTDMMIYFGKHPRAQAPLIMGHEFSGVIEEIQGETEFSLGDRVAVEPTLSCGTCEACVKGQFHVCKKLKLIGIDQDGGFAQYVSVPVNRLHPLPEKLSSAYAALAEPVAVAVHTVRRSRLKVGDQVVILGAGPIGLLIAMIAKRAGAKKVMISDISSYRLTKGNELGFIPIDATKKDVVKEVRLLTNDVGADVVFEVAGNQITAKQMVETSRIQGEIVVVSVYKNAPEVDLAAMHFKEISLTTTRCYTREDFQTAIDLLASGQIAADSLISHKLPLEDIQAGFEFMQRPDESLKILFAPNGEENKQ; encoded by the coding sequence ATGAAAGCAGGTGTCTACGTTTCAGAAACAAAAGCCGTCATGCAGCAGAAAGCGAAGCCGGTCATAAAAGAAGGAGAAGCGCTTGTAAAGGTATCTCATGTTGGAATTTGCGGAACGGATATGATGATTTATTTTGGAAAACACCCTAGAGCGCAAGCGCCACTTATTATGGGACATGAATTCAGCGGAGTTATAGAGGAGATCCAAGGGGAAACGGAATTTTCTCTAGGTGACCGCGTAGCAGTTGAACCTACGCTTAGCTGCGGAACATGCGAAGCCTGTGTAAAAGGACAGTTTCATGTTTGTAAGAAGTTAAAACTAATTGGCATTGATCAAGATGGAGGGTTCGCGCAGTACGTGTCTGTTCCAGTGAACCGTCTTCACCCTTTGCCGGAGAAACTGTCTAGCGCATATGCAGCTCTTGCAGAACCTGTAGCGGTTGCCGTACATACAGTACGACGCTCACGGTTGAAAGTAGGGGACCAAGTTGTCATTTTAGGGGCAGGGCCTATCGGACTTCTGATTGCCATGATTGCGAAACGAGCAGGAGCAAAAAAAGTAATGATCTCAGACATTAGCTCTTATCGCTTAACTAAAGGGAACGAACTTGGCTTTATACCAATTGATGCAACGAAAAAAGACGTAGTAAAAGAAGTACGTTTGCTTACGAACGACGTCGGTGCAGACGTTGTATTTGAAGTAGCCGGAAATCAAATTACAGCAAAACAAATGGTTGAAACAAGCCGTATTCAAGGAGAGATTGTTGTGGTCAGCGTATACAAAAACGCCCCAGAAGTGGATTTGGCAGCGATGCACTTTAAAGAAATTTCATTAACTACAACGAGATGTTATACAAGGGAAGATTTTCAGACGGCTATTGATTTATTGGCAAGCGGTCAAATAGCAGCAGATTCTTTGATTTCTCATAAGCTGCCGCTTGAAGATATTCAAGCAGGGTTTGAGTTTATGCAGCGGCCTGATGAATCCCTTAAAATTTTATTTGCGCCAAACGGAGAGGAGAATAAACAATGA